Proteins co-encoded in one Diprion similis isolate iyDipSimi1 chromosome 13, iyDipSimi1.1, whole genome shotgun sequence genomic window:
- the LOC124413966 gene encoding kinase suppressor of Ras 2 yields MADSEEAEQDIRRALDVDQSMIDIWADRLEGLRTQCSTSAELTQQEIRTLEGKLIKLYSKQLVRKAKLAVESLPVEMRQYPSLQQWLRVVGLTQESIQMVCSKASSLEALKEKSEHELGSMLGENNVRHEEELRRLCRALHNLHRYMDVLLRGDMESSEMALYWDSWDRHHLRGGPSPRSARSRTMRSSVPSEDSIPYHNNNNLNSDTLGQASSISSLSMTTPPSTPLLNRQSRNARVPTTPPPCKRHQTGLQSTVTQPEVFPLTKSKSHESQLANRLENGETASSGADSTVGSSTTRARLSTEPGPRSSSADITGDILLGNSNTDSPINSPPYSSANSDDNSFKATVTSLQVPKSPRTPTVTRGMGHVIAHRFTKTFKMMTTCDYCDKQMFIGTGLKCKECKYKCHRDCESKVPPSCGLPQKLFDEFKRTIQADAMTNVSPVLTRPGITSTNHHNTIISAPFNRKRTHPHSSMNIPFQGADSSSNTSSCNSSTPSSPALHPANTSQTPQAPVKQQFNFPDVTLNNEKDVTLETHRLEGTNVSSDSERTVSVSGSGSVSTDSERTPVRVDSQDSQVSDGEPGDSRWPRQNSLSMREWDIPYDELKIGEPIGTGRFGTVYRGNWHGDVAIKVLNMDYYLDDDKTLEAFKLEVATFRKTRHENLVLFMGACMKPPRLAIVTSMSKGMTLYTHIHLRKDKFNMNKTTIIAQQISQGMGYLHARGIVHKDLKSKNIFLENGKVVITDFGLFSVTKLCYGNRKGNGLSIPPGWLCYLAPEVVRRLRPQQNRDQEELPFSCASDVYAFGTVWYELLCGEWPFKGQPPEAIIWQVGKGMKQALANLQASRDVKDILILCWSYHSENRPEFAKLLTTLEKLPRKRLARSPSHPIHLSRSAESVF; encoded by the exons ATGGCGGACAGCGAGGAGGCCGAACAGGACATTCGGCGAGCCCTAGATGTCGATCAATCCATGATTGACATCTGGGCCGATCGGCTCGAAGGCTTACGGACTCAGTGCTCTACCAGCGCGGAGTTAACACAGCAAGAAATACGTACTCTGGAG GGAAAATTGATAAAGTTATATTCCAAACAACTTGTGAGGAAGGCTAAGCTTGCTGTCGAGAGTTTGCCTGTGGAAATGAGGCAATATCCATCTCTACAACAATGGCTTCGAGTTGTTGGCCTAACGCAAGAATCAATTCAG ATGGTTTGTTCGAAAGCGAGTTCTCTGGAAGCgctgaaagaaaaatcggaGCATGAATTGGGTAGTATGCTGGGCGAGAACAACGTGCGTCACGAAGAAGAACTTCGTAGGCTCTGCAGGGCGTTACACAATCTGCATCGTTACATGG ACGTTCTTTTGCGGGGTGATATGGAAAGTAGCGAGATGGCTCTGTATTGGGATTCCTGGGACAGACATCATTTACGAGGCGGACCATCTCCTCGTTCAGCACGCTCTCGTACCATGCGTTCTTCCGTACCCTCCGAAGATAGCATTCCATatcacaataacaataatctcAACAGCGATACATTGGGCCAAGCGTCGTCTATAAGTTCTCTGTCAATGACAACACCTCCCTCTACGCCTCTTTTGAACAGACAGAGCCGCA ACGCCAGAGTTCCGACGACGCCTCCTCCCTGCAAGAGACACCAAACTGGGCTACAAAGTACTGTGACACAACCTGAAGTCTTTCCGCTAACTAAATCCAAATCACACGAATCACAGCTGGCTAATCGTTTGGAAAATGGGGAAACAGCGTCAAG TGGTGCGGATTCAACCGTTGGTAGCAGTACTACTAGAGCAAGATTGTCTACTGAGCCAGGTCCTCGTAGCAGTAGCGCAGATATTACTGGAGACATTCTTTTGGGTAACAGTAACACAGACAGTCCTATAAACTCGCCACCCTATTCCAGCGCTAACAGTGACGATAACAGCTTTAAGGCTACAG taaCGAGTCTTCAGGTGCCAAAGTCTCCGCGAACGCCGACAGTGACTCGTGGCATGGGTCATGTTATTGCTCACCGCTTTACTAAAACCTTTAAAATGATGACCACTTGTGATTATTGTGATAAACAAATGTTCATTGGCACGGGTCTTAAGTGCAAGGAATGCAAATATAAATGCCATAGAGATTGTGAGTCTAAAGTTCCACCGTCTTGCGGTCTTCCTCAAAAACTGTTTGATGAATTCAAACGAACTATACAGGCCGATG CTATGACGAATGTTTCTCCAGTACTAACCAGGCCTGGGATAACATCTACAAACCATCATAATACAATTATATCTGCTCCTTTCAATCGGAAACGTACGCATCCTCATTCCTCAATGAATATACCCTTTCAG ggTGCTGATTCTAGTTCAAACACTTCGAGCTGTAATAGCTCGACACCTTCTAGTCCAGCATTACACCCTGCTAATACTAGTCAAACTCCACAAGCACCTGTTAAACAACAGTTCAACTTTCCAG ATGTCACTCTGAACAACGAAAAAGACGTGACGCTAGAAACACATCGCCTAGAAGGTACAAATGTGTCGAGCGATAGCGAGAGAACTGTTAGTGTTTCTGGATCTGGAAGTGTCAGCACTGACTCGGAGAGAACTCCTGTACGCGTTGATTCTCAAGACTCTCAAGTGTCTGACGGTGAACCTGGTGATAGTCGTTGGCCACGACAAAACAGT CTCTCCATGAGAGAATGGGACATTCCATATGATGAACTTAAAATTGGAGAACCTATTGGGACTGGACGATTCGGTACAGTTTACAGAGGAAACTGGCACGGAGATGTAGCAATCAAAGTCCTCAATATGGATTATTACCTTGATGATGACAAAACTCTGGAAGCATTCAAGCtagag GTAGCAACATTCCGAAAAACAAGACATGAAAATCTAGTTCTATTTATGGGTGCCTGTATGAAGCCTCCACGTTTAGCAATAGTAACTAGTATGAGCAAAGGCATGACTCTATACACTCATATTCATTTACGGAAGGATAaatttaatatgaataaaacaaCTATTATTGCCCAGCAGATTTCACAG GGTATGGGGTACCTTCATGCTAGAGGCATTGTTCATAAGGATCTGAAAAGCAAAAATATATTCCTAGAAAATGGCAAAGTTGTTATAACAGATTTTGGACTGTTTAGTGTGACTAAATTATGTTATGGGAATAG GAAGGGCAATGGATTGAGTATACCACCAGGTTGGTTGTGTTACTTGGCTCCTGAAGTAGTTCGCAGACTGAGACCGCAGCAGAACAGAGACCAAGAAGAATTGCCATTTTCATGCGCTTCTGACGTGTATGCTTTTGG AACCGTCTGGTATGAACTTTTGTGTGGAGAGTGGCCGTTTAAAGGACAACCTCCTGAGGCCATCATTTGGCAAGTTGGTAAAGGAATGAAGCAAGCCTTAGCCAATCTTCAAGCATCGCGTGATGTCAAG GACATTTTGATACTCTGTTGGTCATATCATTCGGAAAATCGACCAGAGTTTGCAAAATTGCTGACGACGCTAGAGAAGCTGCCCCGTAAAAGATTGGCTCGAAGCCCCTCTCATCCAATTCATCTTTCTCGCTCTGCGGAATCtgtattttaa
- the LOC124413988 gene encoding peptide transporter family 1 isoform X1 — protein sequence MSKEQENPPGPSQDAVATDPNVDPETSEEKLKYPRSVFFIILNEFCERFSYYGIRTILVLYLRNKLYYSDDTSTVIYHVFSMLAYFFPLIGAMLADSLLGKFRTIFYVSIIYAIGQLVLTASAAPPLNLPDRTFALLGLLLIAIGTGGIKPCVAAFGGDQFLLPQQEKYLITFFSLFYFSINTGSLISTFLTPILREDVSCFGDNTCYSLAFFVPAVLMIFSIVIFLLGKPMYKIKSPQGNVVLEVGKCICHGIGNKWRSKKGEEKEYWLDHADDKYDPKFISDIRSALQVIKMFLPLPFFWALFDQQGSRWTIQATRMDGQIGSFLLKPDQMQVVNPLLIIILIPIFETAIYPCLDKLRLVRTPLQKLTTGGLLAGIAFIISAVVELQLESTYPVLPSSGLAQIRVFNTLNCPIIMSVEDDSFVLDNLGVWENKYVEASGNVSLAYTANFAECSSLGVTDTLNGAVSGTISGTEATATSWVVTKDGISDSYVDSVSKTTSGDPAVRALVYLNASLGDKANLSFIENSKTALSLEVSSSFNATDLTELDPGVYDIYLNETLVESSVVLKLGGIYTVTAYVNDLSSATANTTTITEPNSMHMLWLLPQYIVITLGEVMFSITGLEFAFTQAPVSMKALLQACWLLTVAFGNLIVVIVAEIAFFDSQAYEFFLFAGLMFVDMLIFGILAWFYKYVEIPEDENGEFPNGDIVLNEKSGTTNPSFKGDDSK from the exons aaACTCAAGTACCCAAGGTCTGTTTTCTTCATCATCCTCAACGAGTTCTGTGAGAGGTTTTCCTACTATGGTATTCGaa CGATCCTGGTTCTGTACCTACGAAACAAACTTTACTACAGCGATGACACATCCACCGTGATCTACCATGTCTTCAGTATGTTGGCATACTTTTTCCCACTTATTGGAGCGATGCTGGCCGATTCTTTACTCGGCAAATTTCGCACCATTTTCTACGTGAGCATCATCTATGCCATTGGACAATTGGTACTTACGGCGAGTGCCGCACCTCCGCTGAATTTACCCGATCG AACATTTGCGCTGTTGGGGTTGCTGTTGATCGCCATTGGAACAGGAGGAATCAAGCCATGCGTTGCAGCCTTTGGTGGTGACCAGTTTTTGTTGCCGCAACAGGAGAAATATTTGATCACCTTTTTCTCCTTGTTCTACTTCTCGATCAATACCGGATCGCTGATCTCGACTTTCCTCACTCCTATTCTTCGCGAAGATGTTTCCTGCTTCGGTGACAATACCTGCTACTCTCTAGCGTTTTTCGTTCCGGCAGTTCTTATGATTTTTTCCATAG TGATCTTCCTTCTTGGTAAACCAATGTACAAGATCAAATCCCCACAAGGAAACGTGGTATTAGAAGTCGGAAAGTGTATCTGC CATGGAATTGGCAATAAATGGAGGTCGAAGAAAGGTGAAGAGAAAGAATACTGGCTGGATCACGCTGATGACAAATACGACCCGAAATTCATCTCGGATATTAGGTCAGCGCTCCAAGTGATAAAAATGTTCCTCCCACTGCCGTTTTTCTGGGCCCTATTTGATCAGCAAGGATCAAGATGGACGATCCAAGCGACGCGAATGGACGGCCAGATCGGCAGTTTCCTTCTAAAGCCGGACCAGATGCAAGTGGTCAATCCACTGCTTATCATCATATTGATCCCGATTTTCGAAACCGCAATTTATCCCTGTCTTGATAAGTTGCGTCTGGTGCGAACCCCTCTGCAGAAGCTTACCACCGGTGGACTCTTGGCTGGGATTGCATTCATAATTTCTGCCGTCGTGGAGTTACAGCTAGAG TCAACGTATCCCGTGCTTCCTTCGTCTGGACTGGCGCAAATCAGAGTTTTCAACACCTTGAATTGTCCGATCATAATGTCAGTCGAAGATGATTCTTTTGTGCTGGATAACCTGGGCGTTTGGGAAAATAAGTACGTTGAGGCCAGCGGTAATGTTAGTCTAGCGTACACTGCCAATTTCGCTGAATGTTCGAGTCTCGGCGTGACAGATACATTAAACGGAGCCGTGAGTG GAACCATTTCTGGAACTGAAGCTACTGCCACTTCATGGGTCGTAACGAAAGATGGAATAAGTGATAGCTACGTGGACAGCGTGTCTAAGACAACGAGTGGAGATCCGGCTGTCCGAGCTTTGGTTTATCTCAACGCGTCGCTCGGGGATAAGGCTAATCTAAGctttattgaaaattcgaaaaccgcCCTGTCTTTGGAGGTATCATCGTCGTTCAACGCGACTGATCTTACCGAACTTGATCCTGGTGTCTATGACATATATTTGAATGAGACCTTGGTAGAATCCTCAGTAGTGTTGAAGCTCGGAGGTATCTACACCGTCACAGCTTACGTGAATGATCTCAGTTCCGCTACTGCTAACACCACTACGATCACCGAACCAAACTCCATGCACATGCTCTGGCTTTTGCCACAGTACATCGTGATCACTCTCGGAGAAGTTATGTTCTCTATCACTGGTCTTGAGTTTGCCTTCACACAAGCGCCGGTCAGCATGAAAGCTTTGCTTCAGGCTTGCTGGCTTCTTACGGTTGCCTTTGGTAATCTTATCGTCGTTATCGTTGCTGAAATAGCCTTTTTCGATAGTCAG gCATATGAATTCTTCCTATTCGCCGGCCTCATGTTTGTAGACATGTTAATATTTGGTATTTTGGCTTGGTTTTACAAGTACGTCGAGATTCCGGAAGATGAGAATGGAGAATTTCCTAATGGAGATATTGTTCTTAACGAAAAGTCTGGTACAACGAACCCATCATTCAAAGGCGATGACAGCAAGTGA
- the LOC124413988 gene encoding peptide transporter family 1 isoform X2, translating to MAIEKCQSKQKLKYPRSVFFIILNEFCERFSYYGIRTILVLYLRNKLYYSDDTSTVIYHVFSMLAYFFPLIGAMLADSLLGKFRTIFYVSIIYAIGQLVLTASAAPPLNLPDRTFALLGLLLIAIGTGGIKPCVAAFGGDQFLLPQQEKYLITFFSLFYFSINTGSLISTFLTPILREDVSCFGDNTCYSLAFFVPAVLMIFSIVIFLLGKPMYKIKSPQGNVVLEVGKCICHGIGNKWRSKKGEEKEYWLDHADDKYDPKFISDIRSALQVIKMFLPLPFFWALFDQQGSRWTIQATRMDGQIGSFLLKPDQMQVVNPLLIIILIPIFETAIYPCLDKLRLVRTPLQKLTTGGLLAGIAFIISAVVELQLESTYPVLPSSGLAQIRVFNTLNCPIIMSVEDDSFVLDNLGVWENKYVEASGNVSLAYTANFAECSSLGVTDTLNGAVSGTISGTEATATSWVVTKDGISDSYVDSVSKTTSGDPAVRALVYLNASLGDKANLSFIENSKTALSLEVSSSFNATDLTELDPGVYDIYLNETLVESSVVLKLGGIYTVTAYVNDLSSATANTTTITEPNSMHMLWLLPQYIVITLGEVMFSITGLEFAFTQAPVSMKALLQACWLLTVAFGNLIVVIVAEIAFFDSQAYEFFLFAGLMFVDMLIFGILAWFYKYVEIPEDENGEFPNGDIVLNEKSGTTNPSFKGDDSK from the exons aaACTCAAGTACCCAAGGTCTGTTTTCTTCATCATCCTCAACGAGTTCTGTGAGAGGTTTTCCTACTATGGTATTCGaa CGATCCTGGTTCTGTACCTACGAAACAAACTTTACTACAGCGATGACACATCCACCGTGATCTACCATGTCTTCAGTATGTTGGCATACTTTTTCCCACTTATTGGAGCGATGCTGGCCGATTCTTTACTCGGCAAATTTCGCACCATTTTCTACGTGAGCATCATCTATGCCATTGGACAATTGGTACTTACGGCGAGTGCCGCACCTCCGCTGAATTTACCCGATCG AACATTTGCGCTGTTGGGGTTGCTGTTGATCGCCATTGGAACAGGAGGAATCAAGCCATGCGTTGCAGCCTTTGGTGGTGACCAGTTTTTGTTGCCGCAACAGGAGAAATATTTGATCACCTTTTTCTCCTTGTTCTACTTCTCGATCAATACCGGATCGCTGATCTCGACTTTCCTCACTCCTATTCTTCGCGAAGATGTTTCCTGCTTCGGTGACAATACCTGCTACTCTCTAGCGTTTTTCGTTCCGGCAGTTCTTATGATTTTTTCCATAG TGATCTTCCTTCTTGGTAAACCAATGTACAAGATCAAATCCCCACAAGGAAACGTGGTATTAGAAGTCGGAAAGTGTATCTGC CATGGAATTGGCAATAAATGGAGGTCGAAGAAAGGTGAAGAGAAAGAATACTGGCTGGATCACGCTGATGACAAATACGACCCGAAATTCATCTCGGATATTAGGTCAGCGCTCCAAGTGATAAAAATGTTCCTCCCACTGCCGTTTTTCTGGGCCCTATTTGATCAGCAAGGATCAAGATGGACGATCCAAGCGACGCGAATGGACGGCCAGATCGGCAGTTTCCTTCTAAAGCCGGACCAGATGCAAGTGGTCAATCCACTGCTTATCATCATATTGATCCCGATTTTCGAAACCGCAATTTATCCCTGTCTTGATAAGTTGCGTCTGGTGCGAACCCCTCTGCAGAAGCTTACCACCGGTGGACTCTTGGCTGGGATTGCATTCATAATTTCTGCCGTCGTGGAGTTACAGCTAGAG TCAACGTATCCCGTGCTTCCTTCGTCTGGACTGGCGCAAATCAGAGTTTTCAACACCTTGAATTGTCCGATCATAATGTCAGTCGAAGATGATTCTTTTGTGCTGGATAACCTGGGCGTTTGGGAAAATAAGTACGTTGAGGCCAGCGGTAATGTTAGTCTAGCGTACACTGCCAATTTCGCTGAATGTTCGAGTCTCGGCGTGACAGATACATTAAACGGAGCCGTGAGTG GAACCATTTCTGGAACTGAAGCTACTGCCACTTCATGGGTCGTAACGAAAGATGGAATAAGTGATAGCTACGTGGACAGCGTGTCTAAGACAACGAGTGGAGATCCGGCTGTCCGAGCTTTGGTTTATCTCAACGCGTCGCTCGGGGATAAGGCTAATCTAAGctttattgaaaattcgaaaaccgcCCTGTCTTTGGAGGTATCATCGTCGTTCAACGCGACTGATCTTACCGAACTTGATCCTGGTGTCTATGACATATATTTGAATGAGACCTTGGTAGAATCCTCAGTAGTGTTGAAGCTCGGAGGTATCTACACCGTCACAGCTTACGTGAATGATCTCAGTTCCGCTACTGCTAACACCACTACGATCACCGAACCAAACTCCATGCACATGCTCTGGCTTTTGCCACAGTACATCGTGATCACTCTCGGAGAAGTTATGTTCTCTATCACTGGTCTTGAGTTTGCCTTCACACAAGCGCCGGTCAGCATGAAAGCTTTGCTTCAGGCTTGCTGGCTTCTTACGGTTGCCTTTGGTAATCTTATCGTCGTTATCGTTGCTGAAATAGCCTTTTTCGATAGTCAG gCATATGAATTCTTCCTATTCGCCGGCCTCATGTTTGTAGACATGTTAATATTTGGTATTTTGGCTTGGTTTTACAAGTACGTCGAGATTCCGGAAGATGAGAATGGAGAATTTCCTAATGGAGATATTGTTCTTAACGAAAAGTCTGGTACAACGAACCCATCATTCAAAGGCGATGACAGCAAGTGA